A region from the Pelodiscus sinensis isolate JC-2024 chromosome 11, ASM4963464v1, whole genome shotgun sequence genome encodes:
- the SEC13 gene encoding protein SEC13 homolog isoform X3 encodes MIHDAQMDYYGTRLATCSSDRSVKIFDVRNGGQILIADLRGHEGPVWQVAWAHPMYGNILASCSYDRKVIVWKEENATWEKTYEYTGHDSSVNSVCWAPHDYGLILACGSSDGAISLLSYTGDGQWEVKKISNAHTIGCNAVSWAPAVVPGSLIDQPSGQKPNYIKRFASGGCDNLVKIWKEEDGQWKEEQKLEAHSDWVRDVAWAPSIGLPTSTIASCSQDGRVFIWTCDDASGNSWSPKLLHKFNDVVWHVSWSITANILAVSGGDNKVTLWKESVDGLWVCISDVNKGQGAVSAITEGQQNEQ; translated from the exons ATGATT CATGATGCTCAAATGGATTATTATGGTACTCGATTAGCAACCTGCTCCTCTGACAGATCTGTAAAAATCTTTGATGTAAGGAATGGAGGGCAGATCCTCATAGCTGACCTGAGAGG CCATGAAGGTCCTGTGTGGCAGGTCGCTTGGGCTCACCCTATGTATGGAAATATTCTGGCCTCCTGTTCCTATGACAGGAAAGTTATTGTCTGGAAGGAAGAAAATGCCACTTGGGAAAAAACATATGAGTACACTGGGCATGACTCCTCAG TGAATTCAGTCTGCTGGGCACCACATGACTATGGCTTGATCCTGGCCTGCGGGAGCTCTGATGGGGCCATTTCCTTGTTGAGCTACACAGGCGATGGGCAGTGGGAAGTCAAAAAGATCAGCAATGCACATACT ATTGGCTGTAATGCTGTTAGCTGGGCCCCTGCAGTTGTACCGGGAAGCCTTATAGACCAGCCATCTGGCCAAaaaccaaactacatcaaaagATTTGCTTCGGGTGGCTGTGACAACCTTGTCAAGATTTGGAA AGAGGAAGATGgccagtggaaggaagaacagaaGCTGGAGGCTCATAGCGACTGGGTCCGAGATGTAGCTTGGGCTCCCTCCATAGGTTTGCCAACGAGTACCATTGCCAGCTGTTCACAG GATGGCAGAGTGTTCATCTGGACATGCGATGATGCCTCTGGAAACTCATGGTCACCAAAATTGCTGCACAAATTCAATGATGTAGTCTGGCATGTTAGCTGGTCTATTACTGCAAACATTCTTGCTGTGTCAGGAGGAGACAATAAA GTCACTTTATGGAAGGAATCAGTAGATGGACTGTGGGTGTGCATCAGTGATGTCAATAAGGGCCAAGGAGCTGTGTCAGCTATTACAGAGGGACAGCAGAATGAACAATGA
- the SEC13 gene encoding protein SEC13 homolog isoform X1, giving the protein MFGILIPVSQIGGTLQVSVINTVDTSHEDMIHDAQMDYYGTRLATCSSDRSVKIFDVRNGGQILIADLRGHEGPVWQVAWAHPMYGNILASCSYDRKVIVWKEENATWEKTYEYTGHDSSVNSVCWAPHDYGLILACGSSDGAISLLSYTGDGQWEVKKISNAHTIGCNAVSWAPAVVPGSLIDQPSGQKPNYIKRFASGGCDNLVKIWKEEDGQWKEEQKLEAHSDWVRDVAWAPSIGLPTSTIASCSQDGRVFIWTCDDASGNSWSPKLLHKFNDVVWHVSWSITANILAVSGGDNKVTLWKESVDGLWVCISDVNKGQGAVSAITEGQQNEQ; this is encoded by the exons gtaTCAGTAATTAACACTGTGGACACTTCTCATGAAGATATGATT CATGATGCTCAAATGGATTATTATGGTACTCGATTAGCAACCTGCTCCTCTGACAGATCTGTAAAAATCTTTGATGTAAGGAATGGAGGGCAGATCCTCATAGCTGACCTGAGAGG CCATGAAGGTCCTGTGTGGCAGGTCGCTTGGGCTCACCCTATGTATGGAAATATTCTGGCCTCCTGTTCCTATGACAGGAAAGTTATTGTCTGGAAGGAAGAAAATGCCACTTGGGAAAAAACATATGAGTACACTGGGCATGACTCCTCAG TGAATTCAGTCTGCTGGGCACCACATGACTATGGCTTGATCCTGGCCTGCGGGAGCTCTGATGGGGCCATTTCCTTGTTGAGCTACACAGGCGATGGGCAGTGGGAAGTCAAAAAGATCAGCAATGCACATACT ATTGGCTGTAATGCTGTTAGCTGGGCCCCTGCAGTTGTACCGGGAAGCCTTATAGACCAGCCATCTGGCCAAaaaccaaactacatcaaaagATTTGCTTCGGGTGGCTGTGACAACCTTGTCAAGATTTGGAA AGAGGAAGATGgccagtggaaggaagaacagaaGCTGGAGGCTCATAGCGACTGGGTCCGAGATGTAGCTTGGGCTCCCTCCATAGGTTTGCCAACGAGTACCATTGCCAGCTGTTCACAG GATGGCAGAGTGTTCATCTGGACATGCGATGATGCCTCTGGAAACTCATGGTCACCAAAATTGCTGCACAAATTCAATGATGTAGTCTGGCATGTTAGCTGGTCTATTACTGCAAACATTCTTGCTGTGTCAGGAGGAGACAATAAA GTCACTTTATGGAAGGAATCAGTAGATGGACTGTGGGTGTGCATCAGTGATGTCAATAAGGGCCAAGGAGCTGTGTCAGCTATTACAGAGGGACAGCAGAATGAACAATGA
- the TATDN2 gene encoding 3'-5' RNA nuclease TATDN2, whose product MEPAGRRKGKSAGDSGSGGPPAKYRKCSTAGPPCPSSRPAPSGEARSAGKPAACGGARSRLSPQPACQGTSRATLSAGGSSPDSADAAAGSSSSLVAGRGRGFPLPRRRILLRKHLGWESSEADMVSLPRESLKRELCTSKDGASCNLIPRTEGKGASEEQTAGRRKKIMKNQGSTVIYLKALKDAFGSSLGKKLRREASTSNGDQDQSPLHNKESCKSDVTSRRICAISRREDNLQLQLNSNRQTSVDENTASASSVSTGQSNSKEQHVGYQRPDISGPSPKLVFVDEHNSSSEEDYELKGRDTLEKDLSVGSDWSDVDDVESLARFSQEDSVPCHNRSVILETSPSITDSVMYPAHLYNHPRGDFTKRWTSSPRPSNRSFSNSSEDTSYLGVSNSSHLCDISVELAASSPPNTSKNCESALQRGHWRSSSFERSLVSEKKIKMSSEEAESYASIISRTLTSDSFTSEYVNQEVIVELPKHLQEGFIDTHCHLDMLYSKMSFQGTFSKFRRIYNSSFPKEFQGCIADFCDPRTLEDDLWEDLLKEDMVWGAFGCHPHFARYYTDLHERNLLQAMRHPKAIAFGEMGLDYSYKCSTDIPKQHKVFEKQLQLAVSLRKPLVIHCREADEDLLGIMKKFVPKDYKIHRHCFTGSYDVIEPLLEHFPNLSVGFTALLTYSSAFEARETIKKMPLNRIIVETDAPYFLPRQVPKSICQYSHPGLALHTVREIAHLKDLPLSHTLAVLRKNTNYMYNL is encoded by the exons ATGGAGCCCGCTGGGCGCCGCAAGGGGAAGAGCGCAGGGGACAGCGGGTCTGGCGGCCCCCCCGCCAAGTATCGCAAATGCTCCACAGCAGGGCCGCCATGTCCGTCCTCCCGCCCCGCGCCCTCGGGAGAGGCCCGGAGCGCGGGGAAGCCAGCGGCGTGTGGAGGGGCGCGGAGCCGGCTTTCCCCACAGCCCGCTTGCCAAGGGACATCCAGGGCCACGCTCTCTGCAGGaggctcctccccagattcagcagACGCTGCGgccgggagcagcagcagcctggtggCAGGCAGGGGTCGGGGCTTTCCCCTTCCCAGACGGAGAATCCTGCTCAGGAAACATCTTGGCTGGGAAAGTTCCGAGGCAGACATGGTCTCCCTGCCCCGGGAATCCTTGAAGCGGGAG CTCTGTACATCAAAGGATGGTGCAAGCTGTAACCTCATACCAAGGACTGAAGGTAAAGGTGCCTCAGAAGAACAGACTGCAGGCCGTAGGAAGAAGATAATGAAGAATCAGGGATCCACAGTAATATACCTTAAAGCTCTCAAGGATGCATTTGGGAGCTCATTAGGTAAAAAGCTCAGAAGGGAGGCATCTACATCAAATGGAGATCAAGATCAAAGCCCCCTACATAATAAAGAGTCTTGCAAATCAGATGTCACCTCAAGAAGGATCTGTGCAATTTCAAGGCGTGAAGATAATCTGCAACTTCAGCTAAACTCAAACAGACAAACATCAGTAGATGAAAACACTGCTAGTGCCAGTTCAGTTAGCACTGGACAAAGTAATTCCAAAGAACAACATGTTGGCTACCAGAGGCCAGATATTTCAGGACCCTCTCCAAAGCTTGTATTTGTGGATGAACACAATTCGAGTTCAGAAGAAGATTACGAA CTCAAAGGACGAGATACACTGGAGAAAGATCTGTCCGTGGGAAGTGATTGGTCAGATGTGGACGATGTAGAATCTTTAGCTAGGTTTTCCCAAGAGGATTCGGTTCCATGTCACAATAGGTCAGTTATTTTGGAGACTTCACCAAGTATAACTGATTCCGTAATGTACCCAGCTCATCTCTACAATCACCCAAGGGGTGACTTTACAAAGCGCTGGACAAGTAGTCCCAGACCATCTAATCGTTCATTTTCAAACTCCAGTGAGGATACTTCTTACTTAGGTGTCTCCAATAGCAGTCATCTTTGTGATATTTCTGTGGAACTTGCAGCAAGTAGTCCTCCCAATACATCAAAAAATTGTGAGTCTGCACTTCAACGTGGACACTGGAGATCAAGTTCCTTTGAGCGTTCTCTGGTCTCTGAGAAGAAAATCAAAATGTCTAGTGAGGAAGCAGAATCATATGCTTCCATTATCTCTAGAACACTGACGTCAGATTCTTTTACTTCTGAATATGTAAATCAGGAAGTAATTGTTGAACTCCCTAAACATTTACAGGAGGGTTTTATTGATACCCATTGCCACTTGGACATGCTATATTCCAAAATGTCTTTCCAGGGTACGTTTTCAAAGTTTAGAAGGATTTACAATAGCTCCTTTCCTAAAGAATTTCAAGGCTGTATAGCTGACTTCTGTGATCCTCGGACCCTAGAGGACGACTTATGGGAGGATTTGTTAAAGGAAGATATGGTTTGGGGAGCATTTGGCTGTCATCCACATTTTGCACGTTACTACACAGACCTCCATGAAAGAAACCTTTTGCAGGCAATGAGGCACCCAAAAGCTATTGCATTTGGAGAGATGGGGCTGGACTATTCTTACAAATGCTCTACTGATATCCCCAAGCAACACAAG GTATTTGAAAAGCAACTGCAGCTGGCTGTGTCTTTAAGGAAACCCTTGGTAATACATTGCAGAGAGGCTGATGAAGATCTGCTAGGGATCATGAAAAAATTTGTGCCTAAAGACTACAAGATACACAG GCATTGCTTTACAGGTAGTTATGATGTCATAGAGCCATTGCTAGAGCATTTTCCAAACCTTTCTGTGGGATTCACTGCACTGCTGACTTACTCATCTGCCTTTGAAGCCAGAGAAACTATAAAAAAAATGCCTTTGAACAGAATAATTGTAGAAACGGATGCCCCCTATTTCCTTCCGAGGCAG GTTCCCAAAAGCATATGCCAGTATTCTCACCCAGGACTAGCCCTGCACACAGTGAGGGAGATTGCCCATCTGAAGGACCTGCCACTCTCCCATACCTTGGCAGTTCTAAGGAAGAACACCAACTACATGTACAATCTGTAG
- the GHRL gene encoding appetite-regulating hormone, protein MFLRSTKMGILLLCILWTETAMTGSSFLSPEYQNTQQRKEPKKHTKLNRRATQGFLDADARQAEGDNEIEIKLNVPFEIGVKITEDQYQEYGQVLEKILEDVLAEDTKEIQTLTRAET, encoded by the exons ATGTTTCTCAGGAGCACTAAGATGGGAATTCTCCTACTCTGCATTCTCTGGACAGAGACTGCCATGACTGGATCTAGTTTTTTAAGTCCTGAATATCAAAACACACAG CAACGAAAGGAACCAAAAAAACATACAAAGTTAAATCGCCGGGCTACACAAGGATTTTTGGATGCAGATGCAAGGCAGGCAGAAGGAGACAATGAAATAGAAATTAAG CTTAATGTTCCCTTTGAAATTGGTGTCAAGATAACAGAAGATCAGTACCAGGAGTACGGGCAAGTGCTGGAGAAAATTCTAGAGGATGTTCTTGCAGAGGACACAAAAG AAATCCAAACATTGACAAGAGCTGAAACATGA
- the SEC13 gene encoding protein SEC13 homolog isoform X2, translating into MVSVINTVDTSHEDMIHDAQMDYYGTRLATCSSDRSVKIFDVRNGGQILIADLRGHEGPVWQVAWAHPMYGNILASCSYDRKVIVWKEENATWEKTYEYTGHDSSVNSVCWAPHDYGLILACGSSDGAISLLSYTGDGQWEVKKISNAHTIGCNAVSWAPAVVPGSLIDQPSGQKPNYIKRFASGGCDNLVKIWKEEDGQWKEEQKLEAHSDWVRDVAWAPSIGLPTSTIASCSQDGRVFIWTCDDASGNSWSPKLLHKFNDVVWHVSWSITANILAVSGGDNKVTLWKESVDGLWVCISDVNKGQGAVSAITEGQQNEQ; encoded by the exons gtaTCAGTAATTAACACTGTGGACACTTCTCATGAAGATATGATT CATGATGCTCAAATGGATTATTATGGTACTCGATTAGCAACCTGCTCCTCTGACAGATCTGTAAAAATCTTTGATGTAAGGAATGGAGGGCAGATCCTCATAGCTGACCTGAGAGG CCATGAAGGTCCTGTGTGGCAGGTCGCTTGGGCTCACCCTATGTATGGAAATATTCTGGCCTCCTGTTCCTATGACAGGAAAGTTATTGTCTGGAAGGAAGAAAATGCCACTTGGGAAAAAACATATGAGTACACTGGGCATGACTCCTCAG TGAATTCAGTCTGCTGGGCACCACATGACTATGGCTTGATCCTGGCCTGCGGGAGCTCTGATGGGGCCATTTCCTTGTTGAGCTACACAGGCGATGGGCAGTGGGAAGTCAAAAAGATCAGCAATGCACATACT ATTGGCTGTAATGCTGTTAGCTGGGCCCCTGCAGTTGTACCGGGAAGCCTTATAGACCAGCCATCTGGCCAAaaaccaaactacatcaaaagATTTGCTTCGGGTGGCTGTGACAACCTTGTCAAGATTTGGAA AGAGGAAGATGgccagtggaaggaagaacagaaGCTGGAGGCTCATAGCGACTGGGTCCGAGATGTAGCTTGGGCTCCCTCCATAGGTTTGCCAACGAGTACCATTGCCAGCTGTTCACAG GATGGCAGAGTGTTCATCTGGACATGCGATGATGCCTCTGGAAACTCATGGTCACCAAAATTGCTGCACAAATTCAATGATGTAGTCTGGCATGTTAGCTGGTCTATTACTGCAAACATTCTTGCTGTGTCAGGAGGAGACAATAAA GTCACTTTATGGAAGGAATCAGTAGATGGACTGTGGGTGTGCATCAGTGATGTCAATAAGGGCCAAGGAGCTGTGTCAGCTATTACAGAGGGACAGCAGAATGAACAATGA